One Drosophila willistoni isolate 14030-0811.24 chromosome 2R unlocalized genomic scaffold, UCI_dwil_1.1 Seg167, whole genome shotgun sequence DNA segment encodes these proteins:
- the LOC6644172 gene encoding inositol polyphosphate multikinase, with the protein MLVSVSDLNWPDGDGDLNKMAKNEQSNGVNGGPVLPNGFRQLDTQVAGHQFEPTNSSSSSSIGLLQDPQKGYVLKPLGKPECGERELNFYESLARARAGDVKATGESNDLTLASLSPYVPRFYGHLKLAVNQREHTFIRLEDLTRGMLQPCVMDVKMGRRTWDPESSPHKRQVEEQKYVICKQKLGLCLPGFQVYLPTNSTNSSQEGDHSVILRHGKDYGKSLNVAGFKQTMALFFNASTSDSKAQAVGSEVLLREILRQLREILDWFKHQRQLHFYASSLLICYDGSQLSHAKSSMLPSDWIRVRMIDFAHVYPAENGQPDENYMFGLESLIEVVESIHHR; encoded by the coding sequence atgttggtTTCCGTCAGTGATCTTAATTGGCCAGACGGCGACGGAGATCTGAATAAAATGGCCAAAAACGAGCAGTCTAATGGTGTCAATGGAGGTCCCGTTCTGCCCAATGGATTTCGCCAGTTGGACACACAGGTAGCTGGACATCAATTTGAACCCACCAATTCCAGCAGCAGCTCATCTATAGGCCTCTTACAAGATCCACAAAAGGGTTATGTTCTGAAACCTCTTGGCAAACCCGAATGCGGTGAGAGGGAGCTCAACTTTTATGAATCATTAGCGAGAGCACGAGCAGGTGATGTGAAGGCGACGGGAGAGAGTAATGACCTTACATTGGCCTCTCTGTCACCTTATGTGCCGCGATTTTATGGTCATCTCAAACTGGCAGTGAATCAGCGTGAGCACACTTTTATTCGATTGGAGGACTTAACGAGGGGAATGCTCCAGCCCTGCGTTATGGACGTCAAGATGGGTCGTCGCACTTGGGACCCGGAATCGTCGCCGCACAAAAGACAAGTTGAAGAACAGAAATATGTGATATGCAAACAAAAGCTGGGACTATGCCTGCCTGGTTTTCAGGTTTATTTGCCTACCAACAGCACCAACTCCTCCCAGGAGGGAGATCACAGTGTAATCCTGCGACACGGCAAGGATTATGGCAAAAGCTTAAATGTGGCCGGTTTCAAGCAAACAATGGCATTGTTTTTCAATGCATCCACAAGTGATTCCAAGGCTCAAGCAGTCGGCTCCGAGGTCCTATTACGTGAAATACTGAGACAATTGCGGGAAATTCTTGACTGGTTCAAGCATCAGCGACAATTGCATTTCTATGCAAGTTCATTGCTCATCTGTTACGATGGATCCCAATTGAGCCATGCAAAGTCCTCTATGTTACCCTCTGACTGGATACGTGTGCGTATGATTGATTTTGCTCATGTCTATCCAGCGGAAAATGGTCAACCCGATGAAAATTATATGTTCGGACTGGAAAGCCTCATAGAGGTTGTTGAATCCATTCACCACCGATAG